Proteins from one Anaerobranca californiensis DSM 14826 genomic window:
- a CDS encoding bis(5'-nucleosyl)-tetraphosphatase, translating to MKYEKSCGAVVYKRVNGEILFLLLKHNNGGHWGLPKGHVEEGEREGETAIREIYEETGIKIAKLYEDFRYEIEYSPIEGVMKKVIYFVAEAEEGEFKNQEEEIEECIWVDFQKALEIATYENTKQLITKAYEFIRSRSVTE from the coding sequence ATGAAATATGAAAAATCATGTGGTGCAGTAGTTTATAAAAGGGTTAATGGGGAAATACTCTTTCTTCTTCTTAAACATAATAATGGTGGGCATTGGGGTTTACCTAAAGGACATGTAGAGGAAGGAGAAAGGGAAGGGGAAACAGCTATTAGGGAAATTTATGAAGAAACAGGTATTAAAATAGCGAAACTTTATGAGGATTTCCGCTATGAAATAGAATATTCCCCCATAGAAGGGGTAATGAAAAAGGTGATTTATTTTGTAGCAGAGGCTGAGGAAGGGGAATTTAAAAATCAAGAAGAAGAGATAGAAGAATGTATTTGGGTAGATTTTCAAAAAGCATTAGAAATAGCAACTTATGAAAATACAAAACAGCTTATAACAAAAGCTTATGAATTTATTAGAAGTAGAAGTGTAACAGAATAA
- the pflA gene encoding pyruvate formate-lyase-activating protein, translating into MIKGRIHSIETMGLVDGPGIRTVVFLQGCQLRCRYCHNPDTWRLKGGKEMTVDELVKIVKRYKIYYKNKGGVTLSGGEPLLQPQFVLEFFKRCKEEGIHTTLDTAGHGCGDKKLFKEILQYTDLVLLDIKALDEKGYFKLTGGSQKEALEFLDIVQEVGTPMWIRHVVVPGINDNEENIVKLAEFVNNLSNVEKCELLPYHVHGIKKYKELNIKYTLEGIKAMDEERFIYLNNILAKHLNIPHKVPSKVI; encoded by the coding sequence ATGATTAAAGGAAGGATTCACTCTATTGAAACAATGGGTTTAGTTGACGGTCCAGGTATAAGAACCGTTGTATTTTTGCAAGGATGTCAGTTGAGGTGTCGTTATTGTCATAATCCTGATACCTGGAGGTTAAAAGGTGGAAAGGAAATGACAGTAGATGAACTGGTAAAAATAGTTAAAAGGTATAAAATTTATTACAAAAATAAAGGGGGGGTCACCTTATCTGGAGGTGAACCCTTACTACAACCACAATTTGTTTTAGAATTTTTTAAAAGATGTAAAGAAGAGGGAATCCATACAACTTTAGATACTGCAGGCCATGGTTGTGGCGATAAAAAGCTTTTTAAAGAAATTCTACAGTATACCGACTTAGTTCTTTTAGATATCAAGGCTTTAGATGAAAAGGGGTATTTTAAATTAACCGGTGGTAGTCAAAAAGAAGCTTTAGAATTTCTTGATATAGTACAAGAAGTTGGTACACCTATGTGGATAAGACATGTGGTGGTACCAGGGATTAATGACAATGAAGAAAATATTGTTAAACTAGCAGAATTTGTAAATAATCTCTCTAATGTTGAAAAATGTGAATTACTCCCATACCATGTCCATGGTATTAAAAAATACAAAGAATTAAATATAAAATACACTTTAGAGGGAATTAAAGCTATGGATGAAGAGAGGTTTATTTATCTAAATAATATTTTAGCTAAACACCTTAATATTCCCCACAAAGTTCCTAGTAAAGTTATTTAG
- a CDS encoding alpha/beta hydrolase, translating to MERLITEEIFIPQLNRKRRIRVYLPQDYYTSNIPYPVLYMHDGQNLFFAEESSFNMAWEVGKTLDELYSQGYNRGIIVVAIDNNQEDFKRFDEYSPWEVTSLNEFKNLVNKEKVGGEGIRYGEFIVETLKPMIDKKYRTLSQRKFTAIAGSSMGAIISLYIGVKYNDIFSKIGVFSPAIWAVKKELYSFLDEHNLENTMIYLDIGKNETSNKDKKDFEEIYVNDTIELYKYLQKKLGTEYLKFLLDENGYHNEISWGARFPEFIKWIFKKQEGKGYEI from the coding sequence GTGGAAAGATTGATTACTGAAGAAATATTTATTCCCCAATTGAATAGAAAAAGGAGGATAAGAGTTTATTTGCCACAAGATTATTATACATCAAATATCCCTTACCCAGTTTTATACATGCATGATGGTCAAAACTTATTTTTTGCCGAAGAATCATCATTTAATATGGCGTGGGAAGTAGGGAAAACTTTAGATGAGCTTTACAGTCAAGGTTACAATAGAGGAATTATTGTGGTGGCAATTGACAATAATCAAGAAGATTTTAAAAGGTTTGATGAATATTCCCCTTGGGAAGTAACAAGTTTAAATGAATTTAAAAATTTGGTTAATAAGGAGAAAGTAGGGGGAGAAGGAATAAGGTATGGAGAATTTATTGTTGAAACTTTAAAACCAATGATAGATAAAAAATATAGAACTTTATCACAAAGAAAGTTTACAGCCATTGCAGGGAGCTCTATGGGGGCAATAATATCTCTATATATCGGCGTAAAATATAATGATATTTTTTCAAAAATTGGAGTTTTTTCACCTGCTATCTGGGCAGTTAAAAAAGAACTTTACTCTTTTTTAGATGAACACAACCTAGAAAATACAATGATATATTTAGATATAGGGAAAAATGAAACGAGTAATAAGGATAAGAAGGATTTTGAAGAAATATATGTAAATGATACTATTGAATTATATAAATATTTACAGAAAAAATTAGGGACTGAATATCTAAAATTTCTTTTGGATGAGAATGGGTATCATAATGAAATAAGTTGGGGTGCCCGTTTTCCAGAATTTATAAAATGGATTTTTAAAAAACAGGAGGGAAAAGGATATGAAATTTAG
- a CDS encoding DEAD/DEAH box helicase produces the protein MITFEEFSLNRKILKAIRELGFEEPTPIQGEAIPKVLEGRDIIGLAQTGTGKTAAFGLPMLNNLDPESEEVQGLILCPTRELAIQVAEEMGKLGKYVKHRILPVYGGQDIGRQIRALKQKPTIIVGTPGRVIDHINRKTLRLEGIKIAVLDEADEMLDMGFLEDIETILSKTPEDKQTLLFSATMPKSIEKLAQKFLKNPHRISVVSKQTTAPQISQYYIELDEHQKFDVLCRLLDMEGTTSAIIFGRTKRRVDQLSEALTKRGYLAEGLHGDLSQAQRDAVMKKFRNNQIEILVATDVAARGLDVTGVTHVFNFDLPQNSDSYVHRIGRTGRAGNIGKAFTFVTYREIAHLHYIESMVKTKIQKLPIPTYAQAFQGKQRLAVEKLQGVIQDGALDEYKASARSLLEEYDVLSLVAAAVKLLSKETTNEEVVLTPEPPVFNKKAFAVQRSGKGKDKNKGRGGRDSRDRKREERGKYKGKKR, from the coding sequence TTGATAACATTTGAAGAATTTTCATTAAATCGAAAAATTTTAAAGGCTATTAGAGAGTTAGGGTTTGAAGAACCTACCCCTATTCAAGGGGAAGCTATTCCTAAGGTCTTAGAGGGAAGGGATATTATCGGTTTAGCCCAAACCGGTACTGGGAAAACCGCAGCCTTTGGTCTACCCATGTTGAATAATTTAGATCCTGAAAGTGAAGAAGTTCAAGGATTAATCCTTTGTCCTACAAGGGAATTAGCTATTCAAGTGGCAGAAGAAATGGGCAAATTAGGTAAATATGTTAAACATAGAATTTTACCAGTTTATGGTGGTCAAGATATAGGAAGACAAATCAGGGCTTTAAAACAAAAACCTACAATAATTGTAGGAACTCCCGGTAGGGTTATTGACCATATCAATAGAAAGACCCTTCGATTAGAAGGGATAAAAATAGCGGTATTAGATGAAGCCGATGAAATGTTAGATATGGGCTTTTTAGAAGATATTGAAACTATTTTAAGTAAAACACCAGAAGATAAGCAAACCCTGTTGTTTTCCGCTACTATGCCTAAATCTATTGAAAAATTGGCCCAAAAGTTTCTCAAAAATCCCCATAGAATTTCAGTTGTCTCTAAACAGACTACTGCTCCACAAATTTCCCAGTATTACATTGAGCTAGATGAGCATCAAAAATTTGATGTACTTTGCCGTTTATTGGATATGGAGGGAACCACATCTGCCATTATCTTTGGAAGAACCAAAAGAAGGGTAGATCAATTGTCAGAAGCTTTGACAAAAAGGGGTTACTTAGCGGAAGGTCTCCACGGCGATTTAAGTCAAGCCCAACGGGATGCAGTGATGAAAAAATTTAGAAATAATCAAATTGAGATTCTCGTTGCAACAGATGTGGCTGCTAGAGGATTAGATGTTACAGGGGTTACCCATGTTTTCAATTTTGATTTACCCCAAAACTCTGATAGTTATGTCCATAGAATAGGACGGACTGGTAGAGCAGGAAATATCGGTAAAGCCTTTACCTTTGTGACATATAGGGAGATTGCCCATTTACACTATATTGAATCTATGGTAAAAACCAAGATTCAGAAACTTCCTATCCCCACATATGCCCAAGCTTTTCAAGGAAAGCAGCGTTTAGCTGTGGAAAAATTACAAGGGGTAATTCAAGATGGTGCTTTAGATGAATACAAAGCTTCAGCAAGGTCTTTATTAGAAGAATACGACGTATTATCTTTAGTAGCTGCTGCTGTAAAACTTTTATCTAAAGAAACTACAAACGAGGAAGTAGTGTTAACTCCGGAACCTCCGGTGTTTAATAAAAAGGCCTTTGCAGTTCAAAGAAGTGGTAAAGGTAAGGATAAAAATAAAGGTAGAGGCGGCAGAGACAGCAGAGACAGAAAAAGAGAGGAAAGAGGCAAATACAAAGGTAAAAAACGCTAA
- a CDS encoding DUF1622 domain-containing protein: protein MHALYEVLHHLALDLTMLLILLLEILGAGVIIYVGIVSLFKFLSLKFCQTSTEIRIRFGRGIAMGLQFYLAAEILRLITIREYKDLAIVGAIIILHVIVSVLVSWEVHHSIKMIKEEEELDKKSGLFPKYNKNQKCDM, encoded by the coding sequence ATGCATGCTCTATATGAAGTTTTGCACCATCTTGCCCTCGATTTAACGATGCTTCTTATTCTTCTATTAGAAATCCTAGGGGCAGGAGTTATTATCTATGTAGGGATAGTATCTTTGTTTAAATTTTTATCCTTAAAATTCTGCCAAACTTCTACGGAAATTAGGATTCGTTTTGGTAGAGGTATAGCTATGGGATTACAATTCTACCTAGCTGCAGAGATTTTACGCTTAATTACCATCAGGGAGTATAAAGACTTAGCTATTGTCGGTGCCATTATTATTTTACACGTTATTGTTTCTGTTTTAGTTAGCTGGGAAGTTCACCATAGTATCAAAATGATTAAAGAAGAAGAGGAACTAGATAAAAAATCCGGATTATTTCCAAAATACAATAAAAATCAAAAATGTGATATGTAA
- the speD gene encoding adenosylmethionine decarboxylase, whose translation MKIKPLKKIELYGFNNLTKTLSFNMYDICYAKTPEDRANYIQYIDEQYNADRLTEILTNVAKIIGANILNIAKQDYDPQGASVTILVSEEGEFNTNINEEAESPGPSSLGSVAAHLDKSHITVHTYPESHPDDGISTFRADIDVSTCGHISPLKALNYLMQSFDTDIVTIDYKVRGFTRDVNGKKIFIDHKINSIQNYLDVEFRDRYHMIDVNVYQENIFHTKMLLKDFDLDNYLFGISKKDLSPNEKRKIKNKLKKEMYEIFYGRNIIKV comes from the coding sequence ATGAAAATTAAACCTTTAAAAAAAATTGAACTTTACGGATTTAACAACCTGACGAAAACCTTAAGTTTTAACATGTATGACATCTGTTATGCAAAAACCCCTGAAGATCGAGCTAACTATATTCAATATATAGATGAACAGTATAATGCCGATAGATTGACGGAAATTTTAACCAATGTAGCTAAAATCATTGGTGCTAATATATTAAATATTGCTAAACAAGATTACGATCCTCAAGGTGCCTCTGTAACTATTTTAGTTTCTGAAGAAGGGGAATTTAACACTAATATCAACGAAGAGGCAGAATCCCCAGGACCATCTTCTTTAGGTTCTGTAGCTGCCCATTTAGATAAAAGTCATATTACAGTCCACACTTATCCTGAAAGCCATCCCGATGATGGTATCAGTACCTTTAGGGCTGATATCGATGTATCTACCTGTGGACACATTTCTCCCCTTAAAGCTTTAAACTATTTAATGCAGTCCTTTGATACTGATATTGTAACTATTGATTACAAAGTTAGAGGTTTTACTAGGGATGTCAATGGCAAAAAGATCTTCATCGATCATAAAATCAACTCTATTCAAAACTATTTAGATGTGGAGTTTAGGGATCGCTATCATATGATAGATGTCAATGTTTATCAAGAAAATATTTTCCATACCAAAATGTTACTAAAAGATTTTGATTTAGATAACTATTTATTTGGTATTAGTAAAAAAGATTTATCCCCTAATGAAAAAAGGAAAATTAAAAATAAGCTTAAAAAAGAAATGTATGAAATCTTTTACGGAAGAAACATCATTAAAGTTTAA
- a CDS encoding M3 family oligoendopeptidase: protein MKFSQFEYLRPDLTGVEKEFKQLLQAFDEATTFEEQDRIMKEINSLRSEVDSMQQLVYIRHTIDTNDEFYKGEMDYFDEIGPIYEGMISQYYNSLVNSRFRAELERKWGSQLFAIAETTLKTFKPEVIEDLQQENKLTTEYTKLLASAKIFFEGEERNLAQLGPFLQSKDREMRKKANEAKYNFFRENEAKFDEIYDKLVKVRTTIAKKLGYENFIPLAYARLNRTDYNPEMVANFRKQVEEYIVPVAAKLKERQRKRIGVEELKYYDDIFSFKTGNPTPKGEPQWIIENGQRMYRELSLETDEFFQFMVEKELMDLLSKKGKASGGYCTYISKYKSPFIFANFNGTAGDIDVLTHEAGHAFQVYQSRGYEVPEYGFPTLEACEIHSMSMEFFTWPWMELFFKEDTDKYKFEHLSGALLFIPYGVTVDEFQHYIYQNPDITPKERKEAWREIEKKYLPHRNYDENDYLERGGFWYQQGHIFKNPFYYIDYTLAQICAFQFWKKANINREEAWQDYLRLCKAGGSKSFLKLVELANLKSPFEDGCVKWVIDDIESWLNGINDLDL, encoded by the coding sequence ATGAAATTTAGTCAGTTTGAGTATTTAAGGCCAGATTTAACGGGGGTAGAAAAAGAATTTAAACAACTACTACAAGCCTTTGATGAAGCTACAACCTTTGAAGAACAAGACAGAATTATGAAAGAAATTAACAGCTTAAGAAGCGAAGTAGATTCGATGCAACAATTAGTTTATATTCGCCACACCATTGATACTAATGACGAATTTTACAAAGGAGAAATGGATTATTTTGATGAAATTGGCCCTATTTATGAAGGTATGATTAGTCAATATTACAATTCCCTAGTAAATTCAAGATTTAGGGCTGAATTAGAAAGGAAATGGGGTAGCCAACTATTTGCCATCGCAGAAACGACATTAAAAACCTTTAAACCAGAGGTTATAGAGGATCTGCAGCAAGAGAATAAATTAACTACCGAATACACAAAACTTTTGGCTTCAGCAAAAATATTTTTTGAAGGTGAAGAAAGGAATTTAGCCCAGTTAGGACCTTTCCTTCAATCAAAGGATAGGGAAATGCGAAAAAAGGCCAACGAGGCTAAATACAACTTCTTTAGAGAAAATGAAGCTAAATTTGATGAGATTTACGATAAACTGGTGAAAGTGAGGACTACAATAGCTAAAAAGTTAGGCTATGAGAACTTTATTCCCTTAGCCTATGCCCGTTTAAACAGAACCGATTATAATCCGGAAATGGTAGCTAATTTTCGAAAACAAGTGGAAGAATACATAGTCCCTGTGGCAGCTAAACTTAAAGAAAGGCAAAGGAAAAGAATAGGTGTAGAAGAACTGAAATACTATGACGATATCTTCAGTTTTAAAACCGGTAATCCCACCCCTAAAGGGGAGCCTCAATGGATTATAGAAAATGGGCAAAGGATGTACAGAGAATTATCTCTCGAAACCGATGAATTTTTTCAATTTATGGTAGAAAAGGAATTGATGGACTTGCTAAGTAAAAAAGGAAAAGCATCGGGAGGTTATTGTACATATATCAGTAAATATAAATCTCCATTCATTTTTGCTAACTTCAACGGAACAGCTGGGGATATAGATGTTTTAACCCACGAAGCAGGTCATGCCTTTCAAGTTTACCAAAGTAGAGGTTATGAAGTTCCCGAATATGGTTTCCCTACATTAGAAGCCTGTGAAATTCATTCAATGAGTATGGAATTTTTCACATGGCCATGGATGGAATTGTTTTTCAAAGAAGATACAGATAAATATAAATTCGAACATTTAAGTGGAGCTTTACTCTTTATCCCTTATGGCGTTACAGTAGATGAGTTTCAACACTATATTTATCAAAATCCAGATATCACTCCAAAAGAGAGGAAAGAGGCTTGGAGGGAAATTGAGAAAAAATACTTGCCACATAGGAATTATGATGAAAATGATTATTTAGAGAGGGGTGGCTTTTGGTATCAACAAGGCCATATTTTTAAAAATCCCTTCTACTATATTGATTATACCTTAGCTCAAATCTGTGCTTTCCAATTTTGGAAAAAAGCTAATATAAACAGGGAAGAAGCTTGGCAAGATTACTTGAGGTTGTGTAAAGCTGGAGGAAGCAAATCTTTCCTAAAACTCGTGGAACTAGCCAACCTAAAATCACCCTTTGAGGATGGTTGTGTAAAATGGGTAATCGATGACATAGAAAGTTGGTTAAATGGTATTAATGATTTAGATCTATAA